A single genomic interval of Homo sapiens chromosome 7, GRCh38.p14 Primary Assembly harbors:
- the NOD1 gene encoding nucleotide-binding oligomerization domain-containing protein 1 isoform X9, which translates to MEEQGHSEMEIIPSESHPHIQLLKSNRELLVTHIRNTQCLVDNLLKNDYFSAEDAEIVCACPTQPDKVRKILDLVQSKGEEVSEFFLYLLQQLADAYVDLRPWLLEIGFSPSLLTQSKVVVNTDPVSRYTQQLRHHLGRDSKFVLCYAQKEELLLEEIYMDTIMELVGFSNESLGSLNSLACLLDHTTGILNEQGETIFILGDAGVGKSMLLQRLQSLWATGRLDAGVKFFFHFRCRMFSCFKESDRLCLQDLLFKHYCYPERDPEEVFAFLLRFPHVALFTFDGLDELHSDLDLSRVPDSSCPWEPAHPLVLLANLLSGKLLKGASKLLTARTGIEVPRQFLRKKVLLRGFSPSHLRAYARRMFPERALQDRLLSQLEANPNLCSLCSVPLFCWIIFRCFQHFRAAFEGSPQLPDCTMTLTDVFLLVTEVHLNRMQPSSLVQRNTRSPVETLHAGRDTLCSLGQVAHRGMEKSLFVFTQEEVQASGLQERDMQLGFLRALPELGPGGDQQSYEFFHLTLQAFFTAFFLVLDDRVGTQELLRFFQEWMPPAGAATTSCYPPFLPFQCLQGSGPAREDLFKNKDHFQFTNLFLCGLLSKAKQKLLRHLVPAAALRRKRKALWAHLFSSLRGYLKSLPRVQVESFNQVQAMPTFIWMLRCIYETQSQKVGQLAARGICANYLKLTYCNACSADCSALSFVLHHFPKRLALDLDNNNLNDYGVRELQPCFSRLTVLRLSVNQITDGGVKVLSEELTKYKIVTYLGLWKSVDTICFKKQGLLK; encoded by the exons ATGGAAGAGCAGGGCCACAGTGAGATGGAAATAATCCCATCAGAGTCTCACCCCCACATTCAATTACTGAAAAGCAATCGGGAACTTCTGGTCACTCACATCCGCAATACTCAGTGTCTGGTGGACAACTTGCTGAAGAATGACTACTTCTCGGCCGAAGATGCGGAGATTGTGTGTGCCTGCCCCACCCAGCCTGACAAG GTCCGCAAAATTCTGGACCTGGTACAGAGCAAGGGCGAGGAGGTGTCCGAGTTCTTCCTCTACTTGCTCCAGCAACTCGCAGATGCCTACGTGGACCTCAGGCCTTGGCTGCTGGAGATCGGCTTCTCCCCTTCCCTGCTCACTCAGAGCAAAGTCGTGGTCAACACTGACCCAG TGAGCAGGTATACCCAGCAGCTGCGACACCATCTGGGCCGTGACTCCAAGTTCGTGCTGTGCTATGCCCAGAAGGAGGAGCTGCTGCTGGAGGAGATCTACATGGACACCATCATGGAGCTGGTTGGCTTCAGCAATGAGAGCCTGGGCAGCCTGAACAGCCTGGCCTGCCTCCTGGACCACACCACCGGCATCCTCAATGAGCAGGGTGAGACCATCTTCATCCTGGGTGATGCTGGGGTGGGCAAGTCCATGCTGCTACAGCGGCTGCAGAGCCTCTGGGCCACGGGCCGGCTAGACGCAGGGGTCAAATTCTTCTTCCACTTTCGCTGCCGCATGTTCAGCTGCTTCAAGGAAAGTGACAGGCTGTGTCTGCAGGACCTGCTCTTCAAGCACTACTGCTACCCAGAGCGGGACCCCGAGGAGGTGTTTGCCTTCCTGCTGCGCTTCCCCCACGTGGCCCTCTTCACCTTCGATGGCCTGGACGAGCTGCACTCGGACTTGGACCTGAGCCGCGTGCCTGACAGCTCCTGCCCCTGGGAGCCTGCCCACCCCCTGGTCTTGCTGGCCAACCTGCTCAGTGGGAAGCTGCTCAAGGGGGCTAGCAAGCTGCTCACAGCCCGCACAGGCATCGAGGTCCCGCGCCAGTTCCTGCGGAAGAAGGTGCTTCTCCGGGGCTTCTCCCCCAGCCACCTGCGCGCCTATGCCAGGAGGATGTTCCCCGAGCGGGCCCTGCAGGACCGCCTGCTGAGCCAGCTGGAGGCCAACCCCAACCTCTGCAGCCTGTGCTCTGTGCCCCTCTTCTGCTGGATCATCTTCCGGTGCTTCCAGCACTTCCGTGCTGCCTTTGAAGGCTCACCACAGCTGCCCGACTGCACGATGACCCTGACAGATGTCTTCCTCCTGGTCACTGAGGTCCATCTGAACAGGATGCAGCCCAGCAGCCTGGTGCAGCGGAACACACGCAGCCCAGTGGAGACCCTCCACGCCGGCCGGGACACTCTGTGCTCGCTGGGGCAGGTGGCCCACCGGGGCATGGAGAAGAGCCTCTTTGTCTTCACCCAGGAGGAGGTGCAGGCCTCCGGGCTGCAGGAGAGAGACATGCAGCTGGGCTTCCTGCGGGCTTTGCCGGAGCTGGGCCCCGGGGGTGACCAGCAGTCCTATGAGTTTTTCCACCTCACCCTCCAGGCCTTCTTTACAGCCTTCTTCCTCGTGCTGGACGACAGGGTGGGCACTCAGGAGCTGCTCAGGTTCTTCCAGGAGTGGATGCCCCCTGCGGGGGCAGCGACCACGTCCTGCTATCCTCCCTTCCTCCCGTTCCAGTGCCTGCAGGGCAGTGGTCCGGCGCGGGAAGACCTCTTCAAGAACAAGGATCACTTCCAGTTCACCAACCTCTTCCTGTGCGGGCTGTTGTCCAAAGCCAAACAGAAACTCCTGCGGCATCTGGTGCCCGCGGCAGCCCTGAGGAGAAAGCGCAAGGCCCTGTGGGCACACCTGTTTTCCAGCCTGCGGGGCTACCTGAAGAGCCTGCCCCGCGTTCAGGTCGAAAGCTTCAACCAGGTGCAGGCCATGCCCACGTTCATCTGGATGCTGCGCTGCATCTACGAGACACAGAGCCAGAAGGTGGGGCAGCTGGCGGCCAGGGGCATCTGCGCCAACTACCTCAAGCTGACCTACTGCAACGCCTGCTCGGCCGACTGCAGCGCCCTCTCCTTCGTCCTGCATCACTTCCCCAAGCGGCTGGCCCTAGACCTAGACAACAACAATCTCAACGACTACGGCGTGCGGGAGCTGCAGCCCTGCTTCAGCCGCCTCACTGTTCTCAG
- the NOD1 gene encoding nucleotide-binding oligomerization domain-containing protein 1 isoform X10 has translation MEEQGHSEMEIIPSESHPHIQLLKSNRELLVTHIRNTQCLVDNLLKNDYFSAEDAEIVCACPTQPDKVRKILDLVQSKGEEVSEFFLYLLQQLADAYVDLRPWLLEIGFSPSLLTQSKVVVNTDPVSRYTQQLRHHLGRDSKFVLCYAQKEELLLEEIYMDTIMELVGFSNESLGSLNSLACLLDHTTGILNEQGETIFILGDAGVGKSMLLQRLQSLWATGRLDAGVKFFFHFRCRMFSCFKESDRLCLQDLLFKHYCYPERDPEEVFAFLLRFPHVALFTFDGLDELHSDLDLSRVPDSSCPWEPAHPLVLLANLLSGKLLKGASKLLTARTGIEVPRQFLRKKVLLRGFSPSHLRAYARRMFPERALQDRLLSQLEANPNLCSLCSVPLFCWIIFRCFQHFRAAFEGSPQLPDCTMTLTDVFLLVTEVHLNRMQPSSLVQRNTRSPVETLHAGRDTLCSLGQVAHRGMEKSLFVFTQEEVQASGLQERDMQLGFLRALPELGPGGDQQSYEFFHLTLQAFFTAFFLVLDDRVGTQELLRFFQEWMPPAGAATTSCYPPFLPFQCLQGSGPAREDLFKNKDHFQFTNLFLCGLLSKAKQKLLRHLVPAAALRRKRKALWAHLFSSLRGYLKSLPRVQVESFNQVQAMPTFIWMLRCIYETQSQKVGQLAARGICANYLKLTYCNACSADCSALSFVLHHFPKRLALDLDNNNLNDYGVRELQPCFSRLTVLRLSVNQITDGGVKVLSEELTKYKIVTYLGWRN, from the exons ATGGAAGAGCAGGGCCACAGTGAGATGGAAATAATCCCATCAGAGTCTCACCCCCACATTCAATTACTGAAAAGCAATCGGGAACTTCTGGTCACTCACATCCGCAATACTCAGTGTCTGGTGGACAACTTGCTGAAGAATGACTACTTCTCGGCCGAAGATGCGGAGATTGTGTGTGCCTGCCCCACCCAGCCTGACAAG GTCCGCAAAATTCTGGACCTGGTACAGAGCAAGGGCGAGGAGGTGTCCGAGTTCTTCCTCTACTTGCTCCAGCAACTCGCAGATGCCTACGTGGACCTCAGGCCTTGGCTGCTGGAGATCGGCTTCTCCCCTTCCCTGCTCACTCAGAGCAAAGTCGTGGTCAACACTGACCCAG TGAGCAGGTATACCCAGCAGCTGCGACACCATCTGGGCCGTGACTCCAAGTTCGTGCTGTGCTATGCCCAGAAGGAGGAGCTGCTGCTGGAGGAGATCTACATGGACACCATCATGGAGCTGGTTGGCTTCAGCAATGAGAGCCTGGGCAGCCTGAACAGCCTGGCCTGCCTCCTGGACCACACCACCGGCATCCTCAATGAGCAGGGTGAGACCATCTTCATCCTGGGTGATGCTGGGGTGGGCAAGTCCATGCTGCTACAGCGGCTGCAGAGCCTCTGGGCCACGGGCCGGCTAGACGCAGGGGTCAAATTCTTCTTCCACTTTCGCTGCCGCATGTTCAGCTGCTTCAAGGAAAGTGACAGGCTGTGTCTGCAGGACCTGCTCTTCAAGCACTACTGCTACCCAGAGCGGGACCCCGAGGAGGTGTTTGCCTTCCTGCTGCGCTTCCCCCACGTGGCCCTCTTCACCTTCGATGGCCTGGACGAGCTGCACTCGGACTTGGACCTGAGCCGCGTGCCTGACAGCTCCTGCCCCTGGGAGCCTGCCCACCCCCTGGTCTTGCTGGCCAACCTGCTCAGTGGGAAGCTGCTCAAGGGGGCTAGCAAGCTGCTCACAGCCCGCACAGGCATCGAGGTCCCGCGCCAGTTCCTGCGGAAGAAGGTGCTTCTCCGGGGCTTCTCCCCCAGCCACCTGCGCGCCTATGCCAGGAGGATGTTCCCCGAGCGGGCCCTGCAGGACCGCCTGCTGAGCCAGCTGGAGGCCAACCCCAACCTCTGCAGCCTGTGCTCTGTGCCCCTCTTCTGCTGGATCATCTTCCGGTGCTTCCAGCACTTCCGTGCTGCCTTTGAAGGCTCACCACAGCTGCCCGACTGCACGATGACCCTGACAGATGTCTTCCTCCTGGTCACTGAGGTCCATCTGAACAGGATGCAGCCCAGCAGCCTGGTGCAGCGGAACACACGCAGCCCAGTGGAGACCCTCCACGCCGGCCGGGACACTCTGTGCTCGCTGGGGCAGGTGGCCCACCGGGGCATGGAGAAGAGCCTCTTTGTCTTCACCCAGGAGGAGGTGCAGGCCTCCGGGCTGCAGGAGAGAGACATGCAGCTGGGCTTCCTGCGGGCTTTGCCGGAGCTGGGCCCCGGGGGTGACCAGCAGTCCTATGAGTTTTTCCACCTCACCCTCCAGGCCTTCTTTACAGCCTTCTTCCTCGTGCTGGACGACAGGGTGGGCACTCAGGAGCTGCTCAGGTTCTTCCAGGAGTGGATGCCCCCTGCGGGGGCAGCGACCACGTCCTGCTATCCTCCCTTCCTCCCGTTCCAGTGCCTGCAGGGCAGTGGTCCGGCGCGGGAAGACCTCTTCAAGAACAAGGATCACTTCCAGTTCACCAACCTCTTCCTGTGCGGGCTGTTGTCCAAAGCCAAACAGAAACTCCTGCGGCATCTGGTGCCCGCGGCAGCCCTGAGGAGAAAGCGCAAGGCCCTGTGGGCACACCTGTTTTCCAGCCTGCGGGGCTACCTGAAGAGCCTGCCCCGCGTTCAGGTCGAAAGCTTCAACCAGGTGCAGGCCATGCCCACGTTCATCTGGATGCTGCGCTGCATCTACGAGACACAGAGCCAGAAGGTGGGGCAGCTGGCGGCCAGGGGCATCTGCGCCAACTACCTCAAGCTGACCTACTGCAACGCCTGCTCGGCCGACTGCAGCGCCCTCTCCTTCGTCCTGCATCACTTCCCCAAGCGGCTGGCCCTAGACCTAGACAACAACAATCTCAACGACTACGGCGTGCGGGAGCTGCAGCCCTGCTTCAGCCGCCTCACTGTTCTCAG